In Planktothrix serta PCC 8927, a single window of DNA contains:
- a CDS encoding cytochrome c oxidase subunit 3 translates to MQGSAINESQTVLGYEQEATASGHEHQEHPDLRMLGVVVFLIAESMIFLGLFSAYLIYRAMSPVWPPEGTERELLLPAINTVVLISSSFVMNQGTIAIKKNDTAGLRNWFIATAIMGLTFLSGQAYEYSQLAFGLTTNLYASSFYVLTGFHGLHVTFGILLILAVLWRGRKATHYSKESHFGPEAAELYWHFVDVVWIILFILLYLL, encoded by the coding sequence ATGCAAGGTTCAGCAATTAACGAGTCTCAAACCGTTCTTGGATATGAACAAGAGGCTACCGCCTCTGGACATGAACATCAAGAACACCCCGATCTGCGAATGTTGGGCGTGGTTGTCTTCCTGATTGCAGAGAGTATGATCTTTTTAGGCTTATTCTCTGCCTATCTGATTTATCGAGCCATGTCACCCGTTTGGCCCCCGGAAGGGACTGAACGAGAATTATTACTTCCGGCGATTAATACCGTAGTTCTGATTTCGAGTAGTTTTGTCATGAATCAAGGGACAATTGCTATTAAGAAAAATGATACTGCGGGTTTGCGGAATTGGTTTATTGCAACGGCGATTATGGGGTTAACCTTCTTAAGCGGTCAAGCTTATGAATATAGTCAGTTAGCCTTTGGATTAACGACTAATTTATACGCCAGTTCTTTCTATGTGTTAACGGGGTTTCACGGGTTGCACGTCACCTTTGGAATCTTGTTAATTTTAGCGGTGTTGTGGCGGGGACGCAAAGCCACTCACTACAGCAAAGAATCCCATTTTGGCCCGGAAGCGGCGGAATTATATTGGCACTTTGTTGATGTGGTTTGGATTATTCTGTTTATTTTGTTGTATTTGTTGTAA
- a CDS encoding heme o synthase, with translation MQEVIQTNVSRHHENVLQVVQSYYQLTKPRIILLLLITTAAGMWLAAKGEVDPLLLLVTLTGGALASGSANTINCLYDRDIDYIMERTRWRPLPSGRVKPLDALIFAIALAITSFVLLTVFANLLTALLALSGIVFYVLIYTHWLKRHSVQNIVIGGAAGAIPPLVGWAAVTGDLSWSAWLLFTIIFLWTPPHFWALAMMIRDEYKEVGVPMLPVIEGDETTAKQIWIYSLILIPSTLLLVYPLHTSGFVYAIIALILGGIFLQKAWLLLQTPSERNTARSLFKYSILYLMLLCAAMVVDSLPITREMVMALSESLPLGLM, from the coding sequence ATGCAAGAAGTGATTCAAACCAACGTCTCCCGACACCATGAGAATGTTTTACAAGTGGTGCAAAGTTATTATCAATTGACCAAGCCTAGAATTATTCTATTGTTGTTAATTACAACGGCTGCGGGAATGTGGTTAGCGGCTAAAGGAGAGGTTGATCCCTTATTGTTATTGGTAACATTAACGGGGGGGGCTTTAGCGTCGGGTTCTGCTAATACGATTAACTGTTTGTATGACCGAGATATTGATTACATTATGGAACGGACTCGCTGGCGTCCGCTACCATCGGGTCGTGTTAAACCCCTGGATGCTTTAATTTTTGCGATCGCTCTTGCGATTACTTCATTTGTCTTACTGACGGTTTTTGCAAACTTATTAACGGCGTTATTAGCTTTATCGGGAATTGTTTTTTATGTCCTGATCTATACCCATTGGTTAAAACGCCATAGCGTTCAAAATATTGTCATTGGAGGCGCGGCTGGAGCGATTCCTCCGTTAGTGGGATGGGCTGCTGTTACCGGAGATTTAAGTTGGTCTGCTTGGCTATTATTTACGATCATTTTTCTCTGGACACCGCCTCATTTTTGGGCATTAGCCATGATGATTCGAGATGAATATAAGGAAGTCGGGGTTCCAATGTTACCTGTAATTGAAGGGGATGAAACTACTGCTAAACAAATCTGGATTTATAGCTTAATTCTGATTCCTTCTACCTTATTGTTGGTTTATCCGTTACATACGAGTGGTTTTGTTTATGCGATAATTGCCTTGATTTTAGGAGGGATTTTCTTACAAAAAGCTTGGCTATTATTACAAACTCCCTCGGAACGAAATACAGCGCGATCGCTGTTTAAATATTCCATTCTCTATTTGATGCTATTGTGTGCGGCAATGGTGGTTGATAGTTTACCCATTACCCGTGAGATGGTAATGGCATTGAGTGAATCTTTGCCTCTGGGACTGATGTAA
- a CDS encoding cytochrome c oxidase subunit II — MIIPSSILTLLVGIGITLVSLWYGQNHNLLPVAASAEAAEVDGLFNLMMTISFGLVLLVEGVLLVSLIKFRRKKDDTTDATPIHGNIPLEIVWTAIPAVIVLGIGIYSFEIYNNMGGLDPMASGQHSMHAHGKMNGSAIAAPLIDGQQPPEFTQIALGIGASPAQEGKIAAVNVDVTGLQFAWIFNYKETGITAGELHVPVGQEVQLNMTAQDVIHAFWIPQLRLKQDTIPGRITELRFTPTKLGTYPVVCAELCGGYHGAMRSQMIVDTPEDYAAWVAENAVASATNLQQAVAINPAELPDGEFLAPYVNENQLSVNSEQLSVMRQLTVALSQQNLDFVSNTDN; from the coding sequence GTGATCATTCCAAGTTCAATTTTGACTTTGCTAGTAGGGATCGGGATTACTCTCGTCAGTCTCTGGTATGGTCAAAACCATAATTTATTACCGGTTGCAGCCTCCGCAGAAGCGGCTGAAGTCGATGGGTTATTTAACCTGATGATGACCATTAGCTTTGGGTTAGTGCTTCTAGTCGAAGGAGTGTTACTGGTATCTTTAATTAAATTTCGTCGCAAAAAAGATGACACAACCGATGCGACTCCCATTCACGGCAATATTCCCCTAGAAATTGTCTGGACAGCGATCCCGGCGGTTATCGTTTTGGGGATTGGTATTTATAGTTTTGAAATCTATAACAACATGGGCGGCCTTGATCCGATGGCTTCGGGTCAACATTCTATGCACGCCCACGGCAAAATGAATGGATCGGCGATCGCAGCCCCATTAATCGACGGCCAGCAGCCCCCAGAATTTACCCAAATCGCCTTGGGGATCGGCGCATCTCCCGCTCAAGAAGGGAAAATCGCCGCCGTTAATGTGGATGTGACTGGGTTACAGTTTGCCTGGATTTTTAACTACAAAGAGACAGGTATTACCGCCGGAGAACTTCATGTCCCCGTTGGTCAAGAAGTGCAATTAAACATGACCGCCCAAGATGTAATCCATGCCTTTTGGATTCCGCAATTGCGCTTAAAGCAAGATACGATTCCCGGTCGGATCACAGAATTGCGATTTACACCCACTAAGCTGGGAACCTATCCCGTTGTCTGTGCCGAGTTGTGTGGTGGCTATCATGGGGCAATGCGATCGCAAATGATTGTCGATACCCCAGAAGATTATGCGGCTTGGGTGGCTGAAAATGCCGTTGCCAGCGCAACCAACCTACAACAAGCCGTTGCCATCAATCCCGCAGAATTACCCGATGGTGAATTTCTAGCACCCTATGTCAACGAAAATCAGTTATCAGTCAACAGTGAACAGTTATCAGTGATGAGACAGTTGACTGTTGCTTTGAGTCAACAAAATCTTGATTTTGTTTCTAACACTGATAACTGA
- a CDS encoding COX15/CtaA family protein, with translation MANTVLNDASLSTTQTGEIGSLAQNMIRRLVWKLSIATLLLMAVGSATRVMNAGLACPDWPLCYGEFIPAAQMNVQVFLEWFHRLDAAGIGFGTIVLVGLSGWYRRELPQWLPWASLFALALIVFQGVLGGLTVTQLLRFDIVTAHLGTALLFFSTLLIIGCLLLPYQGTVNVGKLTGMSITAAILVYFQSILGALVGSQWALHQCFGSSQLCTVMNSHIIGVVPPTLVTLTLIIFAWRTSALHPLLRKLATIAGACLVAQILLGVATFYLRLQVEPLTVAHQAMGATLLGTLVCFSTLALRDRQLSVISNQ, from the coding sequence ATGGCCAATACTGTCCTTAACGATGCCAGTTTATCAACCACACAGACGGGAGAGATCGGATCTCTCGCCCAGAATATGATTCGGCGTTTAGTCTGGAAACTGAGTATTGCCACGTTACTGTTAATGGCCGTTGGCAGTGCTACGCGAGTCATGAATGCTGGACTGGCTTGTCCTGACTGGCCGTTATGTTATGGGGAGTTTATCCCCGCAGCCCAGATGAATGTTCAAGTCTTCTTGGAGTGGTTTCATCGTCTTGATGCTGCTGGAATTGGATTCGGTACAATAGTCCTTGTGGGGTTATCCGGGTGGTACAGACGGGAGTTACCCCAATGGCTCCCTTGGGCTTCCCTCTTCGCCTTAGCTTTAATCGTGTTTCAAGGCGTTTTAGGGGGACTCACGGTTACACAACTGTTACGTTTTGATATTGTTACCGCCCATTTAGGAACTGCTTTACTGTTTTTCTCAACCTTGCTGATTATCGGTTGTCTTCTCTTACCCTATCAAGGTACGGTCAATGTGGGAAAGCTAACTGGGATGAGTATTACCGCAGCAATTTTAGTTTACTTCCAAAGTATTTTAGGAGCGTTAGTCGGTTCTCAATGGGCTTTACATCAATGTTTTGGGTCTTCTCAACTCTGTACTGTGATGAATAGCCATATTATTGGGGTTGTTCCTCCCACTCTAGTCACATTAACCCTAATTATTTTCGCTTGGCGAACTTCTGCTTTGCATCCCTTACTCAGAAAATTAGCAACTATCGCAGGAGCTTGTTTAGTGGCTCAAATTCTTTTAGGGGTGGCAACGTTTTACTTGCGTTTACAAGTCGAACCCCTCACCGTTGCCCATCAAGCGATGGGAGCGACACTTCTCGGAACTCTAGTTTGTTTTAGCACTTTAGCACTGCGAGATCGACAGTTATCCGTAATTAGTAATCAGTAA
- a CDS encoding WD40 domain-containing protein, giving the protein MKEIQQTNQDSLKTLNRIFARFNGDFSLILAHSNYRIVREKIIQQLQQKYPSAIKIVTLDTKVTNIYNALVEAVEAEQNPPQALIVSGLESNEQLDTLIKIMNQMREEFRRKFHCPLVLWVTDSLLHALIRLAPDFYSWSTAIIFEITTEDLLQFIQQTADQVSATVLDSGAGIFLTNSCLNLELGSPLREELEVARQELQKRGELLGTELGAGLEFVLGRVSDHSNHIALQHYERSLELWQQTNNLIRYSQLLFYVGFWWHSYGILHPTEKPSAYHQAKSYYTQSIQTFKRANRWDLVAKFINALADVLFGLKEWQELEKVAKESIHYNQIYAYPFREARGYHFLAEVALAKASPYEAKTLAEKAQNLLTKTLSNYHPQTSDEQLILDWETSYHQGWYLVTLAQAHQQLHQYQEAIKILEKAKARSKPHYDPELYIRILQLLQDLYFQKGEYLMAYEIKQKRREIEQQFRLRAFIGAGRLGHIQSINNPSLPPINHTETINPEITASGRLSVVNWLGERIRRNDCRLTVVYGQSGVGKSSILQAGFIPELQKTAIDTRHFIPVLLQVYTNLNQEFSRALAKGIREVSNIELNSSELNNQEVILEQIRTLVNQNFWVVIIFDQFEEFFFACKENQQRQNCYQFIKDCLNIPYVKIVLSLREDYLHYLLECTRQGYLEIIGNNILDRNILAYIGNFTREEAKSVIQSLTERTQFVLEPALIHQLVEDLAEDLGEIRPIELQVVGSQLQAQKITTLKQYQQAGQKKQLVEDYLDEVIRDCGLSNKNLAELVLYLLTDENNTRPLKTRADLVREIKELANYFENINENLDTVLKIFVLSGLVFILPEIPMERYQLVHDYLVGLIRQNRSSDLLKELEETRKKSQQLELDKQKLLRQQFLSLIAFLLFLIISSSSFLFWRINDLKTKKSELILAHENTKYTALVNENNQLDALLTLIIAGKLLKPDSYKSSIYQETLSKLGIATQIIQEQNILDGHEKNSVLSVAVSPDNQLIASASDDKTIKLWTREGKVIKTLEGHQDSVWFVTFSPNSQLIASASKDKKIKLWTKDGTIIRTLEGHKDEVKWVSFSPDGQQIASASKDKTVKIWSLDGRLIQTLNGHQKTVLSVVFSPDGQQIASSSEDGIINLWTRQGKLIKTIKAHSQPIWSISFSPDSQIIASASDDKTVKLWNREGELIRTLEGHQQAVNTVDFSRDGHLIATGSTDTTIKIWTKEGSLISTLQGHKDIINQVSFSKQEERLVSASKDGIVRIWSLQALPKMIELKDYKIYSSSFSRQDNNWVASPGRDLRIKDDKKDDVVVLWTLNGTVQKTFQGHRDTVNNVGFSPDGKMIASASDDRTVKIWNLEGKEIKSIVHPSAVWSVVYSPNGQLIATASNDNKIRIWNINGTLKRTFDEHKDQINDLSFSPDGNILVSASNDKTVKLWDVNQGSQISQLRGAQIRFGSMNFSPDGQLIAATKDGESISIWKKEGLKWKPIETSVVLGKHGKGIYEVNFSPNSKILASASADGTIKLWDVNGSLITTLKPSLEPILSVNFSPDGKSLVGIQKTDPNQVSRISIWNIDTNQVNQNPNILLEKACNQLHDYLETGSNSSDRNPEICEAFNTSR; this is encoded by the coding sequence ATGAAAGAAATACAACAAACTAATCAAGATTCTTTAAAAACTTTAAATCGAATTTTTGCAAGATTTAATGGTGATTTTTCCCTGATTTTAGCTCATTCTAATTATAGAATTGTTCGAGAAAAAATAATTCAGCAATTACAACAAAAATACCCTAGTGCAATTAAAATTGTTACTCTGGATACCAAGGTAACTAATATTTATAATGCCTTGGTTGAAGCGGTTGAAGCCGAACAAAATCCACCGCAAGCTTTAATTGTATCTGGTTTAGAGTCAAACGAACAACTGGATACTTTGATTAAGATTATGAACCAAATGCGGGAGGAATTTCGCCGGAAATTCCACTGTCCTTTGGTGCTGTGGGTGACGGATTCTCTGTTACACGCTTTAATTCGGTTAGCTCCTGATTTTTATAGTTGGTCAACAGCGATTATTTTTGAAATTACGACAGAAGATTTACTGCAATTTATTCAACAAACAGCCGATCAAGTTTCTGCTACCGTGTTAGATAGTGGTGCGGGTATTTTTTTAACGAATTCTTGCTTAAATTTAGAGTTAGGTTCTCCCTTAAGAGAAGAATTAGAAGTAGCTCGTCAAGAATTACAGAAACGAGGAGAACTATTAGGAACTGAACTAGGTGCGGGTTTAGAATTTGTATTGGGTCGAGTTTCTGATCATTCTAACCATATTGCGTTACAACATTATGAACGTAGCTTAGAACTTTGGCAACAAACAAATAATTTAATTCGCTATAGTCAATTATTATTTTATGTCGGATTTTGGTGGCACAGTTATGGAATTTTACATCCCACTGAAAAGCCATCTGCTTATCATCAGGCTAAAAGTTATTATACTCAATCCATTCAAACCTTTAAACGAGCAAACCGTTGGGATTTAGTGGCTAAGTTTATTAATGCGTTGGCGGATGTTTTGTTTGGACTAAAAGAATGGCAAGAATTGGAAAAAGTGGCGAAGGAATCGATTCATTATAATCAAATTTATGCTTATCCTTTTCGAGAAGCGCGGGGATATCATTTTTTAGCTGAAGTTGCTTTAGCAAAAGCTTCCCCCTATGAAGCAAAAACTTTAGCAGAAAAGGCTCAAAATTTATTAACTAAAACCTTATCAAATTATCATCCCCAAACCTCTGATGAACAGTTAATTTTAGATTGGGAGACTTCCTATCATCAGGGATGGTATTTGGTGACTCTGGCTCAAGCACATCAACAACTACACCAATATCAAGAGGCGATTAAAATTCTAGAAAAAGCGAAAGCTCGCTCCAAACCACATTATGACCCAGAACTTTATATTCGGATTTTACAACTTTTACAGGATTTATATTTCCAAAAAGGCGAATATTTAATGGCTTATGAAATTAAGCAAAAACGTCGAGAAATTGAGCAACAATTTAGATTAAGAGCCTTTATCGGAGCCGGACGACTCGGACATATTCAAAGCATTAATAATCCTAGTTTACCTCCAATTAACCATACTGAAACCATTAATCCTGAAATTACCGCGTCTGGTCGTTTATCGGTTGTCAATTGGTTGGGTGAACGCATTAGACGCAATGATTGTCGGTTAACGGTGGTTTATGGACAATCAGGAGTCGGTAAAAGTTCGATTTTGCAAGCTGGTTTTATTCCAGAGTTACAAAAAACTGCCATTGATACTCGTCACTTTATCCCGGTATTACTTCAAGTTTATACGAACTTGAATCAGGAGTTTTCTCGTGCTTTAGCTAAAGGAATTAGAGAGGTTAGCAATATTGAATTAAACTCTTCTGAACTGAATAATCAAGAAGTGATTTTAGAACAAATTAGAACCTTAGTTAATCAAAATTTCTGGGTTGTGATTATTTTTGATCAGTTTGAGGAATTTTTCTTTGCTTGTAAAGAGAATCAACAACGACAAAACTGTTATCAATTTATTAAAGATTGTTTAAATATTCCCTATGTTAAAATTGTTTTATCTTTGCGAGAGGATTATTTACATTATTTATTAGAATGTACTCGTCAAGGTTATTTAGAGATTATTGGGAATAATATTTTAGATCGCAATATTTTGGCTTATATTGGGAATTTTACACGGGAAGAAGCCAAGTCTGTGATTCAGAGTTTAACGGAAAGGACGCAATTTGTTCTTGAACCTGCTCTAATTCATCAATTAGTTGAAGATTTAGCAGAAGATTTAGGAGAAATTCGACCGATAGAATTACAAGTTGTGGGTTCTCAGTTACAAGCTCAAAAAATTACCACGTTAAAACAATATCAACAAGCGGGACAAAAAAAACAGTTAGTTGAAGACTATTTAGATGAAGTGATTCGAGATTGTGGTTTAAGCAATAAAAATTTGGCGGAATTAGTGCTTTATTTACTAACGGATGAAAATAATACTCGTCCCTTAAAAACTCGTGCTGATTTAGTTCGAGAAATTAAAGAATTAGCAAACTATTTTGAAAATATTAATGAAAATTTAGATACTGTTCTGAAGATTTTTGTCCTTTCTGGTTTAGTTTTTATTTTACCAGAAATTCCGATGGAACGGTATCAACTGGTACATGATTATTTAGTCGGTTTAATTCGTCAAAATCGTAGTTCTGACCTGCTAAAAGAGTTAGAAGAAACTCGAAAAAAAAGTCAACAACTAGAATTAGACAAACAAAAACTTTTGCGACAACAATTTTTGAGCTTGATTGCATTTTTATTATTTTTAATAATTTCGTCTTCTTCTTTTCTGTTTTGGCGAATTAATGATTTAAAAACCAAAAAATCAGAGTTGATTTTGGCTCATGAAAATACTAAATATACGGCTCTGGTCAATGAAAATAATCAGCTTGATGCTTTATTAACACTTATCATTGCGGGTAAACTTTTAAAACCTGATAGTTATAAATCTTCTATTTACCAAGAAACTTTGAGTAAATTAGGTATCGCCACTCAAATCATTCAAGAACAAAATATTTTAGATGGACATGAAAAAAATAGTGTTTTAAGTGTGGCTGTCAGTCCTGATAATCAACTGATTGCTTCTGCGAGTGATGATAAAACCATTAAATTATGGACTCGTGAGGGTAAAGTTATTAAAACTTTAGAAGGACATCAGGATTCTGTTTGGTTTGTCACCTTTAGTCCGAATAGTCAACTTATCGCCTCTGCAAGTAAGGATAAGAAAATAAAACTTTGGACAAAAGATGGAACAATTATCAGAACATTGGAAGGACATAAAGATGAAGTCAAATGGGTTAGTTTTAGTCCTGATGGACAACAAATTGCTTCCGCAAGTAAAGATAAAACGGTTAAAATTTGGAGCTTAGATGGTCGATTAATTCAAACTTTAAACGGACATCAAAAAACAGTTCTTAGTGTTGTTTTTAGTCCCGATGGTCAACAAATTGCTTCATCGAGTGAAGATGGGATTATTAATCTCTGGACTCGTCAAGGGAAGCTGATTAAAACAATTAAGGCTCATTCCCAACCAATTTGGAGTATTAGTTTTAGTCCTGATAGTCAAATAATTGCATCAGCTAGTGATGATAAGACGGTTAAATTATGGAATCGTGAAGGTGAATTAATTAGAACTTTAGAGGGACATCAACAGGCTGTTAATACTGTTGATTTTAGCCGAGATGGTCATTTAATTGCAACGGGAAGTACAGATACAACCATTAAAATCTGGACAAAAGAAGGTTCATTAATTTCTACACTGCAAGGACATAAAGATATTATTAATCAAGTTAGTTTTTCTAAGCAGGAAGAAAGGTTAGTTTCTGCCAGTAAAGACGGGATTGTGAGAATCTGGAGTTTACAAGCATTACCTAAAATGATTGAACTGAAAGACTATAAAATCTACAGTAGTAGTTTTTCTCGTCAAGATAATAATTGGGTTGCTTCTCCGGGACGAGATTTACGCATCAAAGATGATAAAAAAGATGATGTCGTTGTATTATGGACTTTAAATGGAACAGTCCAAAAAACTTTCCAAGGTCATCGTGATACTGTTAATAACGTCGGTTTTAGTCCTGATGGAAAAATGATTGCATCAGCGAGTGATGACCGAACAGTCAAAATCTGGAATTTAGAAGGTAAAGAAATTAAATCTATTGTTCATCCATCTGCTGTTTGGAGTGTGGTTTATAGTCCGAATGGTCAGTTAATTGCAACAGCAAGTAATGACAATAAAATTAGAATTTGGAATATTAATGGAACTTTAAAGCGAACATTTGATGAGCATAAAGACCAAATTAATGATTTGAGTTTTAGTCCCGATGGTAACATTTTAGTTTCAGCAAGTAATGATAAAACTGTGAAATTATGGGATGTGAATCAGGGGAGTCAAATTTCACAGTTAAGAGGTGCTCAAATTCGGTTTGGTTCAATGAATTTTAGTCCCGATGGTCAATTGATTGCAGCCACTAAAGATGGAGAATCTATTTCCATTTGGAAAAAGGAGGGTTTAAAGTGGAAACCTATTGAAACTTCAGTCGTTTTAGGAAAACATGGGAAAGGAATTTATGAAGTTAATTTTAGCCCTAATAGTAAAATTTTGGCTTCTGCTAGTGCAGATGGTACAATTAAGCTTTGGGATGTTAATGGAAGTTTAATTACGACTTTAAAGCCAAGTTTAGAACCTATTTTATCCGTTAATTTTAGCCCGGATGGGAAAAGCTTAGTCGGAATTCAAAAAACAGATCCGAATCAAGTTAGTCGAATTAGTATTTGGAATATTGATACAAATCAGGTGAATCAAAACCCTAATATCTTACTAGAAAAAGCTTGTAATCAGCTTCATGATTATTTAGAAACTGGCTCTAATTCTAGTGATAGAAATCCAGAAATTTGTGAGGCGTTTAATACTTCTCGCTAA
- the ctaD gene encoding cytochrome c oxidase subunit I — MAQAQLDLTANVPKPDHEQERRWQDYFGFSHDHKVIGIQYLVTAFFFYLVGGALATAVRTELATPDPDFVSPELYNSLFTVHGTVMIFLWIVPAGAGLANYLIPLMIGARDMAFPRLNAVAFWLIPPGGTLLLGSFLFEAPKAGWTSYPPLSILSGQVGEEIWILSVLLLGTSSILGGLNFAVTIFKMRIPTMGLNDMPLLCWAMIATSALILLSTPVLAAALILLSFDLLAGTSFFNPTGGGDPVVYQHLFWFYSHPAVYIMVLPFFGVISDVLPVHARKPIFGYQAIAYSSLAISFLGLIVWAHHMFTSGTPGWLRMFFMITTMIIAVPTGIKVFGWLATIWGGKLRLNSAMLFAMGFISTFVMGGVTGIMVASVPFDIHVHDTYFIVAHFHYVLFGGAVFGVFSAIYHWFPKMTGRMMNEPWGIVHFVLTFVGTNMTFMPMHALGLQGMPRRVAMYDPQFTTLNQVCTVGSYILAVSTIPFLINAAWSWFKGPKAPDNPWEALTLEWMTSSPPPIENFLVTPVLKTGPYDYGSRKTLAIRQRLKQMAGSRPKEVGVPMSEAKSSTVFTDDRSTTVVEPEKDINDPSH; from the coding sequence ATGGCACAAGCACAACTGGATCTCACCGCTAATGTTCCTAAACCTGATCATGAGCAGGAACGACGTTGGCAAGATTATTTTGGTTTTAGTCACGATCACAAAGTCATCGGGATTCAATATCTGGTGACGGCCTTTTTCTTTTATTTAGTCGGGGGTGCTTTAGCAACGGCCGTTCGTACCGAACTAGCAACCCCCGATCCTGATTTTGTCAGTCCTGAACTCTACAACAGCTTATTTACGGTACACGGAACTGTAATGATCTTTCTGTGGATCGTTCCGGCGGGTGCGGGATTAGCCAACTATTTGATCCCCTTAATGATTGGGGCCAGAGACATGGCGTTTCCCCGGTTGAATGCCGTTGCCTTTTGGTTAATTCCTCCCGGTGGGACGCTGTTATTAGGGAGTTTCTTATTTGAAGCGCCTAAAGCGGGTTGGACATCCTATCCGCCTCTGAGTATATTGTCGGGCCAAGTTGGAGAAGAAATTTGGATTCTCAGCGTTTTATTGTTGGGAACTTCTTCGATTTTGGGGGGATTAAACTTCGCGGTGACGATTTTCAAAATGCGAATTCCTACAATGGGGCTCAACGATATGCCTCTATTGTGTTGGGCAATGATCGCCACGTCTGCGTTAATTCTGCTGTCTACTCCGGTACTCGCTGCGGCGTTAATTCTGCTGTCTTTTGATTTACTCGCGGGAACCAGTTTCTTTAACCCCACTGGGGGCGGTGATCCCGTTGTTTATCAACACTTATTCTGGTTTTATTCCCATCCAGCCGTCTACATCATGGTTTTACCCTTTTTTGGGGTAATTTCCGATGTTCTGCCGGTTCATGCTCGGAAACCGATTTTTGGATATCAAGCGATCGCCTATTCCAGTTTAGCCATTAGTTTTTTAGGCTTAATTGTCTGGGCACACCATATGTTTACCAGTGGAACTCCGGGTTGGTTACGGATGTTTTTTATGATCACGACGATGATCATTGCTGTCCCCACTGGAATCAAGGTTTTTGGCTGGTTAGCAACGATTTGGGGCGGTAAACTGCGTCTGAATAGCGCCATGCTATTTGCGATGGGGTTTATTTCTACCTTCGTGATGGGCGGTGTCACCGGAATTATGGTGGCGTCGGTTCCCTTTGATATTCACGTTCACGATACCTATTTCATCGTGGCGCACTTCCACTATGTTCTGTTTGGGGGTGCAGTGTTTGGCGTGTTTTCCGCGATTTATCATTGGTTCCCAAAAATGACGGGACGGATGATGAACGAACCCTGGGGAATTGTTCACTTTGTTCTGACGTTCGTGGGTACGAATATGACCTTTATGCCCATGCACGCTTTAGGATTACAAGGAATGCCTCGTCGGGTGGCCATGTATGACCCCCAATTCACCACGTTAAATCAGGTCTGTACCGTAGGCAGTTATATTCTGGCCGTTTCGACTATCCCCTTCTTAATTAATGCGGCTTGGAGTTGGTTCAAAGGGCCTAAAGCTCCTGATAATCCTTGGGAAGCTTTAACCTTAGAATGGATGACGTCTTCTCCTCCGCCAATTGAAAACTTCCTCGTTACTCCCGTTCTCAAAACTGGGCCCTATGACTACGGAAGTCGCAAAACCCTAGCCATTCGTCAACGGTTAAAACAAATGGCCGGAAGCCGCCCCAAAGAAGTCGGTGTTCCTATGTCTGAAGCCAAATCTTCTACAGTATTTACAGACGACCGTTCAACAACGGTTGTTGAACCCGAAAAAGACATTAATGATCCTAGTCATTAA